A genome region from Archaeoglobus fulgidus DSM 4304 includes the following:
- a CDS encoding DEAD/DEAH box helicase, translating to MKVEELAESISSYAVGILKEEGIEELFPPQAEAVEKVFSGKNLLLAMPTAAGKTLLAEMAMVREAIKGGKSLYVVPLRALAGEKYESFKKWEKIGLRIGISTGDYESRDEHLGDCDIIVTTSEKADSLIRNRASWIKAVSCLVVDEIHLLDSEKRGATLEILVTKMRRMNKALRVIGLSATAPNVTEIAEWLDADYYVSDWRPVPLVEGVLCEGTLELFDGAFSTSRRVKFEELVEECVAENGGVLVFESTRRGAEKTAVKLSAITAKYVENEGLEKAILEENEGEMSRKLAECVRKGAAFHHAGLLNGQRRVVEDAFRRGNIKVVVATPTLAAGVNLPARRVIVRSLYRFDGYSKRIKVSEYKQMAGRAGRPGMDERGEAIIIVGKRDREIAVKRYIFGEPERITSKLGVETHLRFHSLSIICDGYAKTLEELEDFFADTFFFKQNEISLSYELERVVRQLENWGMVVEDHHLAPTKLGSLVSRLYIDPLTGFIFHDVLSRMELSDIGALHSSAELRTWRG from the coding sequence GTGAAGGTGGAGGAGCTTGCTGAAAGCATCTCAAGTTATGCTGTTGGCATTTTAAAGGAGGAGGGTATAGAAGAGCTGTTTCCGCCTCAGGCTGAGGCGGTGGAGAAGGTCTTTTCCGGCAAAAATCTGCTCCTCGCAATGCCCACAGCGGCGGGTAAAACCCTCCTCGCCGAGATGGCGATGGTCAGAGAGGCCATAAAAGGTGGAAAGAGTCTCTACGTTGTTCCTCTGAGGGCTCTTGCGGGGGAGAAGTACGAAAGCTTCAAGAAGTGGGAGAAGATTGGTTTGAGGATAGGCATATCGACAGGCGATTACGAGTCGAGGGACGAGCACCTTGGGGATTGTGACATTATAGTAACAACAAGCGAGAAAGCTGACTCTCTGATCAGAAACAGAGCAAGCTGGATTAAAGCTGTTAGCTGCCTTGTCGTTGACGAAATACACCTACTCGATTCCGAGAAGAGAGGAGCCACCCTGGAAATTCTCGTGACTAAAATGAGAAGAATGAATAAGGCGCTGAGGGTTATAGGGCTCTCCGCAACGGCTCCAAATGTCACCGAGATTGCAGAGTGGCTAGATGCAGACTACTACGTGAGCGACTGGAGGCCTGTGCCGCTGGTGGAGGGAGTGCTCTGCGAGGGCACTCTGGAGCTCTTCGACGGTGCATTCTCGACCTCAAGGAGGGTAAAGTTCGAAGAGCTCGTTGAAGAGTGCGTTGCTGAGAATGGGGGTGTTCTTGTTTTCGAATCAACGAGGAGAGGGGCGGAGAAGACGGCAGTTAAGCTCTCAGCAATTACGGCAAAGTATGTTGAAAATGAAGGCTTGGAGAAGGCGATACTCGAGGAGAATGAGGGTGAGATGAGCAGAAAACTGGCAGAATGCGTTAGGAAAGGGGCGGCCTTTCACCATGCTGGCCTGCTGAACGGGCAGAGAAGGGTTGTTGAGGATGCTTTCAGAAGGGGGAATATCAAGGTTGTCGTTGCCACTCCAACTCTGGCAGCGGGCGTCAACCTTCCAGCCAGAAGGGTGATAGTGAGAAGTCTTTACCGATTCGACGGATACTCGAAGAGAATTAAGGTTTCCGAATACAAGCAGATGGCTGGGAGAGCCGGCAGGCCGGGAATGGATGAGAGAGGAGAGGCGATTATCATTGTCGGGAAGAGGGACAGAGAGATTGCTGTGAAAAGGTATATTTTTGGAGAGCCTGAGAGGATAACCTCGAAGCTCGGAGTTGAGACTCACCTTAGGTTTCACAGCCTGTCCATAATCTGCGATGGCTACGCAAAAACTCTGGAAGAGCTCGAGGACTTTTTCGCTGACACGTTCTTCTTCAAGCAAAACGAAATATCCCTCAGCTACGAGCTTGAGAGAGTTGTCAGACAGCTTGAGAACTGGGGGATGGTTGTTGAGGATCACCATCTTGCTCCAACGAAGCTAGGCTCGCTTGTTTCGAGGCTCTACATCGACCCGCTGACGGGCTTCATTTTCCACGACGTTCTCAGCAGGATGGAGCTCTCCGATATCGGTGCCCTGCACTCATCTGCAGAACTCCGGACATGGAGAGGCTGA
- a CDS encoding cyclophilin-like fold protein, whose protein sequence is MRLRIRFESAECEVELYEEWAPETVRAIADALPIKSTANRWGDEIYFTTQVAVEKEENSKDVVELGDVAYWIPGKAICLFFGKTPISDDKIRPASAVNVIGRIVNSMEGLKGVADGESVVVERA, encoded by the coding sequence ATGAGGTTGAGGATTAGATTCGAAAGTGCGGAATGCGAAGTTGAGCTTTACGAGGAGTGGGCGCCTGAGACTGTAAGGGCGATTGCCGATGCTCTGCCGATAAAGTCCACCGCCAACAGGTGGGGAGATGAGATTTACTTCACAACGCAGGTTGCGGTTGAGAAGGAGGAGAATTCGAAGGACGTTGTTGAGCTGGGAGACGTGGCGTACTGGATTCCTGGAAAAGCTATATGCCTCTTTTTCGGAAAAACGCCGATAAGCGACGATAAAATCAGGCCTGCAAGTGCCGTCAACGTTATAGGGAGGATCGTCAACAGCATGGAAGGCCTTAAGGGCGTTGCGGACGGAGAGAGTGTGGTTGTGGAGAGAGCGTGA
- the purB gene encoding adenylosuccinate lyase: MIVHPIDYRYGTPEMKRIWSEDSKIKRMVRVEMALLRALAKKGYLSEEEAKEAKKKAYSVTPERVKEIEAEIKHDIMALVKAITEATGCRWVHFGATSNDIIDTATALQLRDSLKILEVKIKRLAKVLADKALEYKDVVCLGRTHGQAALPTTYGFRFALWAAEVARHYIRLQQMKDRLLVGQMSGAVGTQAAFGKDGFEIEEEVMRLLNLKPALISSQIIPRDSYCEYLEFLANLAATLEKIALNFRLLQRAEVGELMEKFEAKQVGSSTMPHKRNPIDCENVCGLARVVRGFVEPQHQSAILWEERDLTNSSAERITLVESTVLADHILTKMIKVVSSVSLNLENIRRNLEMQRGLNLSEAVMIEMTKRGVGRQEAHEILRQAAMRAYENNSSLLDELLKDERVMKYFKEDELREILKPENYLGTARERVERVVRWVNEVLK, encoded by the coding sequence ATGATAGTTCACCCCATCGATTACCGCTACGGCACCCCCGAAATGAAGAGGATTTGGAGCGAGGATAGCAAGATCAAGAGGATGGTAAGGGTTGAAATGGCTCTTCTACGCGCTCTTGCAAAAAAAGGATACCTCAGCGAAGAGGAGGCCAAAGAGGCCAAAAAGAAGGCTTACAGCGTAACACCAGAGAGAGTGAAGGAAATTGAGGCAGAGATAAAGCACGACATAATGGCGCTGGTAAAGGCCATTACCGAGGCCACCGGATGCAGGTGGGTTCACTTCGGAGCCACATCAAACGACATAATCGACACAGCAACGGCTTTGCAGCTAAGGGACAGTTTGAAAATCCTCGAGGTTAAAATAAAGCGCCTTGCGAAGGTTCTTGCGGACAAAGCCTTAGAATATAAGGACGTGGTCTGCCTCGGCAGAACTCACGGTCAGGCGGCTTTGCCCACAACCTACGGCTTCAGATTCGCCCTGTGGGCGGCTGAGGTTGCAAGGCACTACATCAGGCTGCAGCAGATGAAGGACAGGCTTCTCGTAGGGCAGATGAGCGGGGCAGTGGGAACACAGGCCGCCTTCGGCAAAGACGGCTTCGAGATAGAGGAGGAGGTTATGAGGCTGCTGAACCTTAAACCGGCTCTGATTTCAAGCCAGATAATACCCAGGGACTCCTACTGCGAGTACCTCGAGTTTCTCGCAAATCTTGCTGCAACACTCGAAAAGATTGCTCTGAACTTCAGACTCCTTCAAAGAGCTGAAGTTGGAGAGTTGATGGAAAAATTCGAGGCCAAGCAGGTCGGAAGCTCCACGATGCCCCACAAAAGGAACCCAATAGACTGCGAGAATGTTTGCGGCTTGGCGAGGGTCGTGAGGGGGTTCGTGGAGCCTCAGCACCAGTCGGCAATTCTGTGGGAGGAGAGAGACCTTACAAACTCCTCGGCGGAGAGGATAACCCTTGTTGAGTCAACGGTTCTGGCGGACCACATTCTAACGAAGATGATAAAGGTTGTTTCCAGCGTTAGTCTCAACCTCGAGAACATCAGGAGGAATCTTGAGATGCAGAGGGGGCTCAACCTGAGCGAGGCGGTGATGATAGAGATGACGAAAAGAGGGGTGGGGAGGCAGGAGGCGCACGAGATTCTCAGGCAGGCGGCGATGAGGGCTTACGAGAACAATTCATCGCTTCTTGACGAGCTTTTGAAAGACGAGAGAGTTATGAAGTACTTCAAAGAGGATGAGCTTAGGGAGATTCTGAAACCTGAAAATTATCTGGGGACTGCAAGGGAAAGGGTCGAGAGGGTTGTGAGATGGGTGAACGAGGTGTTGAAATGA
- a CDS encoding acetyl-CoA C-acetyltransferase — translation MEEVYIVDFLRSAFSRSRPKQPEKDVFNKIDMPAVAAMLIKEMVNRTGIDPKEIGDVITGCTMQMKENWLYGGKVVPLLAELPVEVPAHGVERVCNSSTTAVHHGTMEIMLGYSDIVIACGFEHMTHLPMQMDLNPHIGISPTLMSRTDLIQKYDLMTAMSMGLTAEKLFEVAKDEMGWTKRDLDEWGVRSHKLAAQAVKEGWFLEGEGYPMKWKGEILPIEVEQADGSKKVIDVDQSIRPDTTLEQVEKLPPAFKPGGVITAGNSSPLNAGATALMLMSKKKMKEYGLEPMAKIVSMGWASIDPSIMGASPVPASLKALQKAGLEAKDIDYWEINEAFSVVPLYTIKKLGLDPERVNIKGGAIAIGHPLGASGGRVLGTLARILLVQEAKYGCATLCGAGGQGGATIIENPYI, via the coding sequence ATGGAGGAAGTATATATAGTTGATTTTCTGAGGTCTGCATTCTCGAGGAGCAGGCCAAAGCAGCCGGAGAAGGACGTTTTCAACAAAATAGACATGCCTGCAGTGGCTGCGATGCTGATAAAGGAGATGGTGAACAGGACGGGCATCGATCCAAAGGAGATTGGCGACGTCATCACAGGATGCACAATGCAGATGAAGGAGAACTGGCTTTACGGCGGTAAGGTTGTCCCTCTTCTCGCTGAACTGCCCGTAGAAGTTCCTGCGCACGGCGTTGAGAGGGTCTGCAACTCCTCAACGACAGCAGTTCACCACGGAACAATGGAAATCATGCTCGGCTACTCTGACATCGTAATTGCATGCGGTTTCGAGCACATGACCCACTTGCCAATGCAGATGGACCTCAACCCGCACATCGGCATCTCACCCACTCTGATGTCCCGCACGGATTTGATTCAGAAATATGATTTAATGACGGCCATGAGCATGGGTCTCACAGCGGAGAAGCTCTTCGAGGTTGCGAAGGACGAGATGGGATGGACGAAGAGAGATCTGGATGAGTGGGGTGTCAGGAGCCACAAGCTTGCAGCTCAGGCAGTCAAAGAGGGCTGGTTCCTTGAGGGAGAGGGCTACCCGATGAAGTGGAAGGGAGAGATTCTCCCCATTGAGGTGGAGCAGGCAGACGGAAGCAAGAAGGTCATAGACGTTGACCAGTCAATAAGGCCTGACACAACGCTTGAGCAGGTGGAGAAGCTCCCACCAGCCTTCAAGCCGGGAGGTGTTATCACTGCCGGAAACTCCTCTCCGCTCAATGCAGGTGCTACAGCACTTATGCTGATGAGCAAGAAGAAGATGAAGGAATATGGCCTTGAGCCGATGGCAAAAATCGTTTCAATGGGCTGGGCTTCAATCGACCCGAGCATCATGGGCGCAAGCCCCGTTCCCGCAAGCCTGAAGGCATTGCAGAAGGCTGGGCTTGAGGCGAAGGACATAGACTACTGGGAGATAAACGAGGCCTTTTCTGTTGTTCCGCTCTACACCATAAAGAAGCTCGGCCTCGACCCCGAGAGGGTGAACATCAAGGGAGGAGCAATTGCCATAGGCCACCCGCTCGGAGCGAGCGGTGGAAGAGTTCTCGGCACCCTCGCAAGAATCCTCCTCGTTCAGGAGGCCAAGTACGGCTGTGCCACGCTCTGTGGTGCAGGCGGACAGGGTGGAGCCACCATCATCGAGAACCCGTATATCTAA
- a CDS encoding (Fe-S)-binding protein codes for MEIKEVLPCIADPKKLRVIGRVDGNFPAVMPYLARLIPNASYNEKRGWISFKKGQRIITIHEDGFVAMTQIKDEDEAKSILGEIEQKAQEAWEKRNKIDLSKPLEKTVVSPFDVYNYLPKTNCKRCGEQTCMAFAVKLLNGEVDIKACKPLFEDKKYEGLRETLIGMLVAAGYDLEL; via the coding sequence ATGGAAATCAAAGAAGTGTTGCCTTGCATTGCTGATCCGAAAAAACTCAGGGTGATAGGCAGAGTTGACGGCAATTTTCCGGCTGTAATGCCCTATCTTGCGAGGTTGATTCCCAACGCAAGCTACAACGAGAAGAGGGGATGGATTTCATTTAAGAAAGGGCAGAGGATAATCACGATACACGAGGACGGTTTTGTGGCGATGACGCAGATTAAGGACGAGGATGAGGCAAAAAGCATTCTGGGTGAGATAGAGCAAAAGGCTCAGGAAGCTTGGGAAAAAAGGAACAAAATAGACCTTTCAAAGCCTCTTGAGAAAACTGTGGTAAGCCCCTTCGATGTTTACAACTACCTGCCGAAGACCAACTGCAAGCGGTGCGGCGAGCAGACGTGCATGGCCTTTGCCGTAAAGCTGCTCAACGGAGAGGTTGATATCAAAGCCTGCAAACCTCTTTTCGAGGATAAAAAATATGAAGGGCTCAGGGAGACGCTCATAGGAATGCTTGTTGCTGCAGGTTACGATTTAGAGCTTTAA
- a CDS encoding acyl-CoA dehydrogenase family protein has product MRWLKMLADFILTEDQKAIKEAAREFAEKEFPNYVEECDREEKFPFELWKKAAQLGFIGMAIPEQYGGQGLGVLDSCLVVEEFWRVDGGLGMILATTFGSEQIIAFGNEEQKKKYLPPLAKGEKICAACYTEPQAGSDVAGIKTRADKDGDEYVINGTKMFITNGSIADYYIVLARTDPNPPKRHHGMSVFLVERDMPGVQANKLKNKLGIRASDTAEVVFKNVRVPKENLIGQEGQGFYQTMMFFNITRIPVAFQALGLAQGAFELAYHYARNREVFERKLADFQVTQEKLAKMRTELEAARLLAYQAAYFQDKMGMPDPGLTAMAKYYTAKAAQFIVNEALQIHGGYGFMGEQHISRMYRDVRILEIYEGTREIEMEVIARSLLGKIPSRLGVVRKHPLQ; this is encoded by the coding sequence ATGAGGTGGTTAAAAATGCTCGCGGATTTCATCCTGACGGAAGACCAGAAGGCAATTAAGGAGGCAGCAAGAGAGTTCGCGGAGAAGGAGTTTCCAAATTACGTTGAAGAGTGCGACAGGGAGGAGAAGTTCCCCTTTGAGCTTTGGAAGAAGGCTGCCCAGCTCGGATTCATCGGAATGGCGATTCCAGAGCAGTACGGAGGGCAGGGCTTAGGAGTGCTGGACTCCTGCCTCGTTGTCGAGGAGTTCTGGAGGGTTGACGGCGGGCTTGGAATGATTCTCGCCACAACATTCGGCTCAGAGCAGATCATAGCCTTCGGCAACGAGGAGCAGAAGAAGAAGTACCTGCCACCGCTCGCAAAGGGAGAGAAAATCTGCGCCGCCTGCTACACAGAACCTCAGGCGGGGAGCGATGTTGCGGGAATTAAAACAAGGGCTGACAAGGATGGAGATGAGTACGTAATCAACGGAACGAAGATGTTCATCACAAACGGCAGCATTGCAGACTACTACATAGTTCTGGCGAGAACTGATCCAAATCCGCCGAAGAGACATCATGGCATGTCGGTGTTCTTGGTCGAGAGGGACATGCCAGGTGTGCAGGCGAACAAGCTGAAGAACAAGCTTGGTATTAGGGCGAGCGATACGGCCGAGGTCGTCTTCAAGAACGTCAGAGTGCCGAAGGAAAACCTCATCGGTCAGGAGGGGCAGGGATTCTACCAGACGATGATGTTCTTCAACATCACAAGAATCCCTGTTGCGTTCCAGGCTCTTGGGCTGGCTCAGGGGGCATTTGAGCTTGCGTACCACTACGCCAGAAACAGGGAGGTTTTCGAGAGGAAGCTTGCAGACTTCCAGGTTACGCAGGAGAAGCTTGCGAAGATGAGGACGGAGCTTGAGGCTGCCCGCTTACTGGCATATCAGGCTGCCTACTTCCAGGACAAGATGGGGATGCCAGATCCGGGATTGACGGCGATGGCGAAGTACTACACGGCCAAGGCCGCGCAGTTCATTGTTAATGAGGCTTTGCAGATACACGGAGGTTACGGATTTATGGGAGAGCAGCACATAAGCAGGATGTACAGGGACGTTAGAATTCTGGAGATCTACGAGGGTACAAGGGAAATAGAGATGGAAGTTATTGCCAGGTCGCTGCTCGGAAAGATACCCTCAAGACTCGGAGTTGTGAGGAAACATCCTCTACAGTAA
- a CDS encoding ferritin family protein: MSPEEILQKAIEMEREAIETYAEMKREADRETAELLDFLISQEREHIKLLNDRLKVVRLLKKE; this comes from the coding sequence ATGAGTCCCGAAGAGATTCTGCAAAAGGCCATTGAGATGGAGAGGGAGGCTATTGAGACCTACGCCGAAATGAAAAGAGAAGCCGACAGGGAAACTGCAGAACTGCTTGATTTCCTCATCTCTCAGGAGAGGGAGCACATAAAGCTCCTCAATGACCGCCTGAAAGTTGTGAGGCTGCTGAAAAAAGAGTAG